In the Prochlorococcus marinus str. MIT 9312 genome, AGGATAACAGGTTTAGAATTAGGAGCTGATGACTATGTAGTTAAACCATTTAGTCCCAAGGAATTAGAAGCTAGAATTAGGTGTGTTCTTAGAAGAATTGACAAGGATCAAATTCCTGGGATGCCTAATTCAGGTTTGATTTTGGTTACTGATATAAAAATTGATACCAATAGAAGACAAGTTTTTAAAAGCGATGAGAGAATTAGATTAACTGGGATGGAATTTAGTCTCCTAGAGCTTTTGGTAAGTAGGTCAGGAGAACCATTTAGTAGAGGAGAGATTTTAAAAGAGGTTTGGGGATATACACCTGAGAGGCATGTAGATACAAGAGTAGTCGATGTTCATATATCGAGATTAAGGTCAAAACTGGAGGCCGATCCGGCCAATCCTGAATTGATACTAACAGCAAGAGGCACAGGATATCTTTTTCAAAGGATTGTCGATATTGCTCCTTTTGATGGTAAATAAATGGGAAAAGAAACTTTACCTAAAAATAATAAGTCCAGAGCTATCAGAAGATTGGTTATTTGGTATAAAAGAAACTCGGCTGTAACTTCTATAGTTGATACTGCTGCTAGTTCTGCAGTAACTGCTGGTAATGTAGCGGGCAACGTTGTTTCTGGTGCTGGATCTGTCGTAAGCACAGCTGGTAATGTTGCTAGCAATGTTGCAGGCAATGTTGCAGGCAATGTAGTTTCAAGCGCTGAGTCTGTTGTAAATACTGCTAGCAGTGTAGTTTCAAATGCTAGTACATTAGCTAAAAATACACTACAGCCATTAGTTTTTGACCCATTAAAAAGATTACAAAATAGCGATAATAACTTAGATAAGTTGGACGACTCGCAATCTAATAGAATTTGGATTGCAGTTGATGGTATGGGTGGGGATTATGCTCCTGGGCCAATTCTTGAGGGTTGTCTTGAAGCAATAAGCAGATTTCCGATAAATATAAAGTTTGTTGGCAACATTGAAAAAGTTAAAAATGCAGCAGAAAAAATTGGTTTAGTAGAATTACTTGAAAAAGAAATAGAAAATAATCGTCTTGAATTAATTGATAGTGGAGATCCTATAGGAATGAATGAAGAAGCTACTGCAGTCAGAAAAAGGAAAAACGCAAGTATAAATGTTGCAATGGATTTAGTAAGAAACAATAAAGCACAAGCTGTTTACTCAGCTGGTAATTCAGGAGCAATGATGGCTTCTGCGATATTTAGAGTTGGGAGATTAAAAGGGATCGATAGACCTGCTATAGGCGCATTATTTCCCACAAGGGATCAAACTCGCCCTGTCTTAGTGTTAGATGTTGGTGCAAATACCGATTGTAAACCCTCTTATCTTCATCAGTTTGCTCTTCTAGGTAATATTTATGCAAAAGATGTCTTGCAAGTAAAACAACCAAGAATTGGCCTCTTAAATATTGGAGAAGAAGAATGTAAAGGTAATGATTTATCCCTTAAAACATTCGAACTATTATCTGCTGAAAAAAATTTTGATTTTGGAGGTAATTGTGAAGGTCGAGATGTATTGTCAGGGAGTTTTGATGTGGTGGTCTGTGATGGGTTTACCGGTAATATATTATTAAAGTTTCTTGAGTCTGTAGGTGGCGTTTTATTAGACATTTTGAGATCTGAGCTGCCAAGAGGAAGGCGTGGGAAAGTTGGTTCAGCTTTTTTAAGAAGTAATCTACTCAGAATAAAGAAAAGGTTGGATCATGCTGAACATGGCGGTGCCTTATTACTTGGGGTAAATGGTATTTGTGTGATCGGCCATGGTAGCAGTAAGTCTTTATCAGTCGTTAGCGCTCTTCGCTTAGCTCACTCGGCAGTGAATCATAACGTGATGGAAAATTTAAATCAACTTCAAAAGCTTCAAGTTTTAAATTCATAAAACATATTTTGTCAAATTTTATGTTTGACTTATATAAGTAACTAAAAAAACTCTTTTGGAAGGAATAAAGTTTAATCAGATTGGAGTCTCATTTAAAGGTAGTGGAAGTTATGTACCCGATCAAATACTAACCAATGAAACAATTAGTCAAAAAGTAGATACTAGTGATGAATGGATAAAATCTAGAACTGGCATTTCTGAGAGGAGAATTTCTGGCTTAGGAGATAATGTCAATGATATGGCTTATGAGGCGGCACTATCAGCGATTGAAATGACTAATTGGGATATTAAAACGATTGATTTAATTGTCTTAGCTACTTCTACACCTCATGATTTATTTGGTTCAGCGCCATCTATACAAGCTAAATTGGGTGCCCATAATGCTGTAGCTTTCGATTTAACTGCAGCATGTAGTGGTTTTTTATTCGCCTTAATAACAGCCTCACAATTTTTAAAAGGAGGTAGTTTTAAGAGAGCTATTGTTATAGGAGCGGATCAATTATCAAGCTTTGTTGATTGGAATGATAGAAGAAGTTGTATTCTATTTGGAGACGGTGCGGGTGCATTGGCAATTGAAGCCACAAATGAATTTGATAATTTCCTTGGTTTTGATATGAGAACAGATGGGGAAAGAGGTTCTTTCCTAAATCTTCCATCAAAAAATAATAAGGATTTAATAATTGATAACATTGATTTTTTAAATGGGGGTTTTTCTCCAATTCAGATGAATGGTCAGGAAGTCTATAAATTTGCGGTTAGAGAAGTTCCGATAATTCTTGATAATTTGTTTAGAAAAACGAATTATACTTCTGACGAAGTTGATTGGCTCATACTGCATCAAGCTAATCAAAGAATATTGGATTCTGTAGGAGACAGATTAAAAATTCCTAGAGAAAAAATTCTTAGCAATTTAGCAAAATATGGCAATACCTCAGCAGCAACAATTCCACTAGTGATGGATGAGGCTATTAGAAATAATAGAATTAAACAAAATGATATTATTGCCACAAGTGGTTTTGGTGCTGGGCTAAGTTGGGGTGCAGCCCTCATTAAATGGGGTTAAAACAAAATTAGGAAAATTATGACAGTTGCATGGGTATTCCCTGGACAAGGTTCGCAAAAAATTGGGATGGCAAAACAAATTGAAAATTTGCCTAACACAAAGGAGAGGTTTAGATTCGCGTCTGAGATATTTGATAGAAATTTATTTGAAATTTGTGAGTTGAATTCTGAACCAATTAATTCCCTTAATGATTTAAATAACACAATAAATACACAAATTTGTCTTTTTTTAGTTGAATCGATTTTATTAGATGCACTAAAGGAAAATGGTTATAAACCAAATTATGTTGCTGGGCATAGTCTAGGAGAAATCACGGCACTCTATTGTGCAGATGTTTTTTCATTCGAAGATTGTGTATCACTAATAAAAGTAAGATCTCAATTAATGGTTAATACTGGGAAAGGATCTATGGCAGCATTAATTGGTTTTGATAGAGATCAACTTGATTTATTAGTAAATCAAATTGATGATGTTGTAATAGCTAATGATAATAGTTCCTCCCAAGTTGTCTTATCAGGATCTTATGAAGCATTAGATTATTTGTCTAAAGAAATTTCTTGTAAACGATTCCTCAAATTAAATGTTTCAGGTGCATTTCACTCACCATTCATGAATGATCCTTCAGCAAAATTTGCTGAGTATTTAAAAAAGATTGAATTTAAAAATCCTTCTTTTCCAGTCATAAGTAACTATAAACCTTCATTTTGTAGCGATCCAAACGAGCTTAAAATAAGATTGGAAAATCAAATGTGTAATGGGGTAAGGTGGCGAGAAACTATGGATTTAATGGCGAAAGATAGTGATCTTCATATTGTTGAAATTGGCCCCTCCAATGTACTTAGCGGTTTAGGAAAAAGACATTTGAAGGGTGTAAAAATTTCTCAAATTTCATCTTCTGATCAAATAACATATTAATTCCTATGAAAAATGATTTTTTTCAAAAATTAACCTATCAATTAGTTAGTAATTTATTTGTGTTACCTATTTATAAATTTGTATTTCGCGGTCATTTAATAGGTGAAGAAAATATTCCGCAAAAAGATTCTTTTATAATGGTCTCTAATCATGGCTCTTTACTAGATCCTCCTTTGTTAGGTCATGCTCTTGGACGTAATATATCTTTTATGGCCAAATCGGAGCTTTTTGAGATTCCTTTTCTTGGCTTTGTTATTAAGGCTTGTGGAGCATATCCTGTAAAGAGGGGAATTGCTGATAAAAATACAATTAAAACAGCATGTAAGAAATTATCAAATAATAATTGTATCGGAATTTTTATTGATGGTACTCGTCAAAAAAATGGACGAGTTAATAAACCAAAACAAGGTGCTGCATTATTAGCCTTTAAAAATCAAAAATTATTATTGCCTGTTGCGATAGTTAATTCACATAGATTAGTGAGATTTAAATTCTGCATTCCCTTCTTTTCAAAAATAGTTATTAAGGTGGGAAAACCTTTTCAACCTCCGCAAAGCTTATCAAGGGATGATTTAAATTCTGTAACCATGGATCTTCAAGAAAATATTAATAATTTGATTGGATAAATATCTAGTTAATGGGAGAAATTGGGTAAAGTGGTAAAACTTTTTGCCATGAATTTAAATTAGAATTTGATAAATTTTTATTTGATAAATCTAGTAATTCTTCTAAATCCTCTTTATCCTTAAAATTAGCCTCAAAAAAAAGTTCTTTACTCTCCAATTCTTTAACAACTTTTGGTAACACTATTTCTCGAATTATAAGACCTCCATTTTTTTGTTCCTTATTAAAAATCTCATACTTACCTGCAATAAATCCCTGTCGTTTTAATTTTTTGTAAATCCAGAATGATTGTTTTTTTTTAAAAATATCATTTTTTAATGCAATTCTTTTTGCCATTATTTCAAATGAACTAAAACTGTCTAGAGGACAATTTATTTGTTGTGAGATAGTTCTTGCTAAAACTACAATAAGTCTTGAAGCATTGAAATTTGCTGGCCCTGTACTTACAGAAAGCTTATTTACTTTTTGTAAATTTTCGCGGGAGATAAATTTATTAAAATCAACAATCAAGTTGTTAGATAAGTCTTTATCAAATTTTTTTATAAATAATTTATTAGATTCAATATTATTGTTTGCTCTAAATC is a window encoding:
- the plsX gene encoding phosphate acyltransferase PlsX; amino-acid sequence: MGKETLPKNNKSRAIRRLVIWYKRNSAVTSIVDTAASSAVTAGNVAGNVVSGAGSVVSTAGNVASNVAGNVAGNVVSSAESVVNTASSVVSNASTLAKNTLQPLVFDPLKRLQNSDNNLDKLDDSQSNRIWIAVDGMGGDYAPGPILEGCLEAISRFPINIKFVGNIEKVKNAAEKIGLVELLEKEIENNRLELIDSGDPIGMNEEATAVRKRKNASINVAMDLVRNNKAQAVYSAGNSGAMMASAIFRVGRLKGIDRPAIGALFPTRDQTRPVLVLDVGANTDCKPSYLHQFALLGNIYAKDVLQVKQPRIGLLNIGEEECKGNDLSLKTFELLSAEKNFDFGGNCEGRDVLSGSFDVVVCDGFTGNILLKFLESVGGVLLDILRSELPRGRRGKVGSAFLRSNLLRIKKRLDHAEHGGALLLGVNGICVIGHGSSKSLSVVSALRLAHSAVNHNVMENLNQLQKLQVLNS
- a CDS encoding beta-ketoacyl-ACP synthase III translates to MEGIKFNQIGVSFKGSGSYVPDQILTNETISQKVDTSDEWIKSRTGISERRISGLGDNVNDMAYEAALSAIEMTNWDIKTIDLIVLATSTPHDLFGSAPSIQAKLGAHNAVAFDLTAACSGFLFALITASQFLKGGSFKRAIVIGADQLSSFVDWNDRRSCILFGDGAGALAIEATNEFDNFLGFDMRTDGERGSFLNLPSKNNKDLIIDNIDFLNGGFSPIQMNGQEVYKFAVREVPIILDNLFRKTNYTSDEVDWLILHQANQRILDSVGDRLKIPREKILSNLAKYGNTSAATIPLVMDEAIRNNRIKQNDIIATSGFGAGLSWGAALIKWG
- the fabD gene encoding ACP S-malonyltransferase, producing the protein MTVAWVFPGQGSQKIGMAKQIENLPNTKERFRFASEIFDRNLFEICELNSEPINSLNDLNNTINTQICLFLVESILLDALKENGYKPNYVAGHSLGEITALYCADVFSFEDCVSLIKVRSQLMVNTGKGSMAALIGFDRDQLDLLVNQIDDVVIANDNSSSQVVLSGSYEALDYLSKEISCKRFLKLNVSGAFHSPFMNDPSAKFAEYLKKIEFKNPSFPVISNYKPSFCSDPNELKIRLENQMCNGVRWRETMDLMAKDSDLHIVEIGPSNVLSGLGKRHLKGVKISQISSSDQITY
- the rpaB gene encoding response regulator transcription factor RpaB; translated protein: MAGSSQTKETILVADDEASIRRILETRLSMIGYKVVTASDGKEALKLFKDYEPDLVVLDVMMPKLDGYGVCQELRKDSDVPIVMLTALGDVADRITGLELGADDYVVKPFSPKELEARIRCVLRRIDKDQIPGMPNSGLILVTDIKIDTNRRQVFKSDERIRLTGMEFSLLELLVSRSGEPFSRGEILKEVWGYTPERHVDTRVVDVHISRLRSKLEADPANPELILTARGTGYLFQRIVDIAPFDGK
- a CDS encoding lysophospholipid acyltransferase family protein, producing the protein MKNDFFQKLTYQLVSNLFVLPIYKFVFRGHLIGEENIPQKDSFIMVSNHGSLLDPPLLGHALGRNISFMAKSELFEIPFLGFVIKACGAYPVKRGIADKNTIKTACKKLSNNNCIGIFIDGTRQKNGRVNKPKQGAALLAFKNQKLLLPVAIVNSHRLVRFKFCIPFFSKIVIKVGKPFQPPQSLSRDDLNSVTMDLQENINNLIG